A genomic stretch from Acidimicrobiales bacterium includes:
- a CDS encoding zinc ABC transporter substrate-binding protein yields the protein MSRLSRRLLGGIAISLCVVLALSACGSDSKSPKSASGKLAVVAAEDFWGSIATQLGGDRVSVTSLITNPDTDPHDYEPTPGDGREIASAKYVIVNGIGYDGWADKLLSANPVSGRAITKVGDLVGLKEGDNPHQWYSPTTVEKVITAITAEYKKLRPADAAYFDQQHDAFESTGLAEYHAVIADIKAKYTGTPVGASESIFAPLSTALGLDLVTPESFLDAIAEGNDPTAADKATVDEQIASKAIKVFVFNSQNSTPDVQRLVNAAKAKAIGVATVTETLTPEGATFQAWQTAELRALEAALAAATGK from the coding sequence ATGTCCCGTCTCTCACGCCGCCTGCTGGGCGGTATCGCGATATCCCTATGTGTCGTCCTCGCCCTGTCGGCCTGCGGCAGTGATTCGAAGTCGCCCAAGTCGGCGAGCGGCAAGTTGGCCGTGGTCGCGGCCGAGGACTTCTGGGGCAGCATCGCCACGCAACTCGGTGGCGATCGGGTCAGCGTCACCAGCCTCATCACCAACCCCGACACCGATCCCCATGACTACGAGCCGACGCCGGGCGACGGGCGCGAGATCGCCTCGGCGAAGTACGTCATCGTCAACGGCATTGGGTATGACGGGTGGGCCGACAAGCTCCTGAGCGCCAACCCGGTATCGGGTCGCGCCATCACCAAGGTCGGTGATCTCGTCGGGCTGAAGGAGGGCGACAACCCGCACCAGTGGTACTCGCCGACCACCGTCGAGAAAGTCATCACCGCCATCACTGCGGAGTACAAGAAGCTGCGCCCGGCCGACGCCGCGTACTTCGACCAGCAACATGACGCCTTCGAGTCGACGGGCCTCGCCGAGTACCACGCGGTGATCGCCGACATCAAGGCCAAGTACACCGGCACGCCGGTCGGCGCGTCCGAAAGCATCTTCGCCCCGCTCTCCACCGCCCTCGGTCTCGACCTGGTCACGCCGGAGTCGTTCCTCGACGCCATCGCCGAAGGCAACGATCCGACCGCGGCCGACAAGGCCACCGTTGACGAACAGATCGCGTCGAAGGCCATCAAGGTCTTCGTGTTCAACAGCCAGAACTCCACGCCCGACGTCCAGCGGCTCGTCAACGCCGCCAAGGCAAAGGCGATCGGCGTCGCGACCGTGACCGAGACGCTCACTCCGGAGGGTGCCACCTTCCAGGCGTGGCAGACAGCGGAACTGCGCGCCCTCGAGGCGGCGCTGGCAGCGGCAACCGGGAAGTAA
- a CDS encoding ABC transporter ATP-binding protein has protein sequence MSIERASGRRSEPAAVPVAVQLSGASVRAGARTIWRDVDLTVGTGEFVAILGPNGVGKSTMIKVLLGLQPLSGGTAVVLGRPAGETRHEIGYLPQRRSFDAGLRIRGVDVVRLGLDGDRWGVPLPLFGRQRHREAQARIEEVIELVGASAYADRPIGQISGGEQQRLLIAQALVRRPRMLLLDEPLDSLDLPSQAAVAGLVADICRQQNMTVMLVAHDVNPVASYLDRVIYLGPGGAAIGAPRDVITSATLSELYGTPIEVLSASDGRLVVVGHPEPPAHHHDRHSH, from the coding sequence GTGTCGATCGAACGAGCGAGCGGGCGTAGGTCGGAACCCGCTGCGGTCCCCGTCGCCGTACAACTGAGCGGCGCGTCGGTACGCGCCGGCGCGCGCACGATCTGGCGCGACGTCGACCTCACGGTGGGAACCGGCGAATTCGTTGCGATCCTCGGACCCAACGGTGTGGGTAAGTCGACGATGATCAAGGTGCTGCTCGGGCTGCAACCGCTGAGCGGCGGGACCGCGGTGGTCCTCGGTCGTCCCGCCGGCGAGACGCGTCACGAAATCGGATACCTGCCCCAGCGCCGCAGCTTCGACGCGGGGCTGCGGATCCGGGGCGTCGACGTCGTCCGCCTCGGCCTCGACGGCGACCGCTGGGGCGTGCCGTTGCCGCTGTTCGGGCGACAGCGCCATCGCGAGGCGCAGGCGCGCATCGAGGAAGTCATCGAGCTGGTCGGTGCGAGCGCCTACGCCGACCGCCCTATTGGGCAGATTTCCGGCGGCGAGCAGCAACGGCTCCTGATCGCTCAGGCTCTCGTCCGCCGGCCCAGGATGCTGTTGCTCGACGAGCCGCTCGACAGCCTCGACCTCCCCAGCCAGGCCGCAGTGGCCGGTCTCGTCGCGGACATCTGTCGCCAGCAGAACATGACCGTGATGCTCGTCGCCCACGACGTGAACCCCGTCGCCAGCTATCTCGACCGGGTGATCTACCTCGGACCCGGCGGCGCGGCGATCGGGGCGCCGCGCGACGTCATCACCAGCGCCACGCTTAGCGAGCTATACGGCACGCCCATCGAGGTCCTGTCGGCCTCCGACGGAAGGCTGGTGGTGGTCGGTCACCCCGAGCCGCCGGCCCACCACCACGACCGGCACTCCCACTGA
- a CDS encoding YibE/F family protein yields MSAGHTHGRDGGNLHIPAPLARRLTFTVVPFAVIVLVGIVVLWPHGRGPNLTDVFGSQKLIKATVVSVDSGDCANGDCRVVQVRLRDGPHKGAIVTLQSSGTAGPAIHLGDRVVVGSSTDGGGRSYFFADYDRDFPLLVLGLLFVGAAVVFGRVSGLRALAALVASLVALVAFVIPSVLHGHSPIAVALVGAAFIMLVVLYVTGGFNTQTTVAVLGTLASLALIAALAWIFVQASKLTGLADEDAAYLSAAASSINLQGLLLGGIIIGSLGVLDDMTVTQVSAVWELRRANDEYDARTLYLAAERVGRDHIASTVNTLVLAYAGASLPLLIYFTQSNVHLRQVLTSEVVAVEIVRTLVGSIGLIASVPITTALAAYVVTRPHVEAEADLH; encoded by the coding sequence GTGAGCGCCGGCCATACACACGGCCGCGACGGCGGCAACCTCCACATTCCCGCTCCCCTGGCGCGACGGCTGACCTTCACCGTCGTGCCCTTTGCCGTCATCGTGCTGGTCGGCATTGTGGTGCTGTGGCCCCACGGGCGCGGGCCGAACCTGACCGACGTCTTCGGTAGCCAGAAACTGATCAAGGCCACCGTCGTGTCCGTCGACTCCGGTGATTGCGCGAACGGCGACTGCCGGGTCGTACAGGTGCGCCTGCGGGACGGCCCGCACAAGGGTGCGATTGTGACGCTGCAGTCGAGTGGCACCGCCGGGCCAGCGATCCACCTCGGCGACCGCGTCGTCGTGGGTTCGTCGACCGACGGCGGCGGGCGCTCGTACTTCTTCGCCGACTATGACCGCGACTTCCCGCTGCTGGTGCTCGGGTTGTTGTTCGTGGGCGCCGCCGTCGTGTTCGGCCGCGTGAGCGGGCTGCGCGCCCTCGCCGCCCTGGTGGCGAGCCTGGTCGCCCTGGTCGCCTTCGTGATCCCGTCGGTCCTGCACGGCCACAGCCCGATCGCCGTAGCGCTGGTCGGCGCCGCCTTCATCATGCTGGTGGTGCTCTACGTCACCGGCGGATTCAACACCCAGACCACCGTCGCCGTCCTCGGCACGCTGGCCAGTCTCGCGTTGATTGCGGCGCTCGCGTGGATCTTCGTCCAGGCAAGCAAGCTCACCGGACTCGCCGACGAGGACGCCGCCTACCTCTCGGCCGCGGCATCGAGCATCAACCTGCAAGGCCTGTTGCTCGGCGGCATCATCATCGGTTCGCTCGGCGTGCTCGACGACATGACGGTCACGCAGGTATCCGCGGTGTGGGAACTGCGGCGCGCCAACGACGAGTACGACGCCCGCACCCTGTATCTCGCCGCTGAGCGCGTCGGACGCGACCACATCGCGTCAACGGTCAACACCTTGGTGCTCGCCTACGCCGGCGCGTCGCTGCCGCTGCTCATCTACTTCACGCAATCGAATGTGCACCTGCGCCAAGTGCTGACCAGCGAAGTCGTCGCCGTCGAGATCGTGCGCACCCTCGTGGGCAGCATCGGCTTGATCGCGTCGGTGCCGATCACGACCGCGCTCGCCGCGTACGTCGTCACGCGCCCGCACGTCGAGGCCGAAGCCGACCTCCACTAG
- a CDS encoding metal ABC transporter permease: MIASLNPVVGLGHMLSHPFMRHGLVAGTAIAATAGLIGYFLVLRSQIFTADALSHVAFTGALIALTLGVDARLGLFAATIGTALLLGAIGPQGRADDVTIGATFAWILGLGVLALSIFTTGHSTGHGTAGVSVLFGSIFGLDAAAARTAVVIAIVLLAGGIVIARPLLFASLDGNVASARGVPVRILGYVFLALVGATAAEATQAVGALLILGLLAGPAGIAMRLTARPYRGMALAVAVAVVALWAGMTFSYVVPKVPPSFAILAVITAGYLGTAASGGRLRPRRAGA; the protein is encoded by the coding sequence GTGATCGCTTCGCTCAACCCCGTCGTCGGGCTCGGCCACATGCTCAGCCACCCCTTCATGCGCCACGGGCTGGTCGCCGGCACCGCGATCGCGGCCACCGCGGGGTTGATCGGGTACTTCCTCGTCCTGCGCAGCCAGATCTTCACCGCTGACGCGCTGAGCCACGTCGCCTTCACCGGGGCGTTGATCGCGCTCACGCTCGGTGTCGACGCTCGCCTCGGGTTGTTCGCCGCCACCATCGGCACGGCGCTGTTGCTCGGCGCCATCGGACCGCAGGGACGCGCCGACGACGTCACGATCGGCGCCACGTTCGCCTGGATTCTGGGTCTCGGCGTCCTGGCGCTGTCGATATTCACGACGGGACACAGCACCGGTCACGGCACTGCGGGCGTCAGCGTCTTGTTCGGGTCCATCTTCGGACTCGACGCCGCCGCGGCGCGCACCGCGGTCGTGATCGCCATCGTCCTACTCGCCGGTGGGATCGTCATCGCGCGCCCACTGCTGTTCGCCAGCCTCGACGGAAACGTCGCATCGGCGCGCGGTGTGCCCGTGCGCATCCTTGGCTACGTCTTCCTCGCCCTGGTGGGCGCAACGGCAGCTGAAGCGACCCAGGCCGTCGGGGCCCTGCTGATCCTGGGGCTCCTCGCGGGACCCGCCGGCATCGCGATGCGCCTGACCGCGCGGCCCTATCGCGGAATGGCGCTTGCCGTTGCCGTAGCCGTGGTCGCACTCTGGGCCGGGATGACGTTCAGCTACGTCGTGCCGAAGGTGCCGCCCAGCTTCGCCATCCTCGCCGTCATCACCGCCGGGTACCTCGGCACCGCCGCTAGTGGAGGTCGGCTTCGGCCTCGACGTGCGGGCGCGTGA
- a CDS encoding YibE/F family protein has protein sequence MRERLRALPVLDRTLFGIVAAIALATVVGLIALWPSGGLPKLNEQGNTLPYVKAKVTGATTISCLDPDENLPTHCKRYSVRVISGVSHGLTGSFRVSNIDFSVPTIHTGARVVLSYNPYAPAAYRYSFVEFDRSTPLLGLFVAFVVVVIGFGRWKGVRALAGLAVSGAVVVLFLLPALLNNHNSTLAALITTSVVGFAALYIAHGVTRATTVALIGTFASVGLITAMAVMFTALANLTGLSDESFQLLRVTASSLDPRGVLVAGIVIGALGVLDDVTVTQVSAVNELRAANPEMTGRDTYRAAVRIGRDHVASTVNTLVLAYVGAALALLLFFFQEGRAVAQVLNREVVAVEISRALIGSIGLIIAVPVTTALAVAVLVRADDTP, from the coding sequence GTGAGAGAACGGCTGCGGGCCCTGCCCGTGCTCGACCGCACGCTCTTCGGGATCGTCGCGGCGATCGCGCTGGCGACCGTGGTCGGTCTCATCGCGCTGTGGCCCAGCGGCGGGCTGCCAAAGCTCAACGAGCAAGGCAACACGTTGCCCTACGTCAAGGCGAAGGTAACGGGCGCCACCACGATCAGTTGCCTCGACCCCGACGAGAACCTGCCGACGCACTGCAAGCGGTACTCCGTGCGCGTGATCTCCGGCGTGAGCCACGGCCTGACGGGCTCGTTCCGCGTCTCGAATATCGACTTCTCCGTCCCGACGATCCACACCGGTGCCCGGGTCGTGCTCTCGTACAACCCGTACGCTCCCGCCGCCTACCGCTACTCGTTCGTCGAGTTCGACCGCTCTACGCCGCTGCTCGGCCTCTTCGTCGCGTTCGTGGTGGTGGTGATCGGCTTCGGGCGTTGGAAAGGCGTGCGCGCCCTGGCCGGCCTGGCCGTCAGCGGCGCCGTGGTCGTGCTGTTCTTGCTGCCGGCGTTGCTGAACAACCACAACTCCACGCTCGCCGCCCTGATTACGACGTCGGTCGTGGGCTTCGCCGCGCTCTACATCGCGCACGGGGTGACCCGCGCGACAACGGTCGCGTTGATCGGCACGTTCGCGTCGGTGGGTCTCATCACGGCGATGGCCGTCATGTTCACCGCCCTGGCGAACTTGACCGGCCTCTCCGACGAGTCGTTCCAGCTGCTGCGGGTGACGGCGAGTTCGCTCGACCCCCGCGGCGTCCTCGTCGCCGGCATCGTGATCGGCGCCCTCGGCGTCCTCGACGACGTGACGGTGACCCAGGTCTCGGCCGTCAACGAGTTGCGCGCCGCCAATCCCGAAATGACGGGGCGCGATACGTACCGCGCCGCCGTGCGCATCGGTCGCGATCACGTCGCGTCGACCGTCAACACCCTCGTGCTCGCCTACGTCGGTGCCGCGCTGGCGCTGCTGCTGTTCTTCTTCCAGGAGGGACGCGCGGTCGCGCAGGTGCTGAACCGTGAGGTCGTGGCGGTCGAGATCAGCCGCGCGCTGATCGGCTCGATCGGCCTCATCATCGCCGTGCCCGTCACGACCGCCCTGGCGGTCGCCGTGCTCGTGCGCGCCGACGACACCCCGTGA
- a CDS encoding metal ABC transporter permease, whose product MLAGVNPELSWNVARDLRQLFEYPFMVNAFRAGTIAAVTAGCVGWFMVLRRQSFAGHTLAVVGFPGAAGAVLIGASANLGFFAFCLAAALVIAAQPQSGRRSFSEESAVIGTVQAFALACGFLFVSLYRGNLNGINALLFGSFLGITTAGVVWLASIATAGLIALAVVARPLLFASVDPDVATASGVPVRLLSAVFLVLLGVAAAATSQITGSLLVFALLVLPAATAQRITTNPVFSVGLTVALALGVTWSGLALAYYSSYPIGFYVTTVAFGAYLIAVVLTAAVPRRSRRVLQAS is encoded by the coding sequence ATGCTCGCGGGGGTCAACCCGGAGCTGAGCTGGAACGTCGCGCGCGACCTTCGCCAGCTCTTCGAGTACCCCTTCATGGTCAACGCGTTCCGCGCCGGCACGATCGCGGCGGTCACCGCGGGCTGCGTTGGCTGGTTCATGGTGTTGCGCCGCCAGTCCTTCGCCGGCCACACCCTGGCCGTGGTTGGCTTTCCCGGCGCGGCCGGCGCCGTCCTCATCGGCGCCAGCGCCAATCTCGGTTTCTTCGCGTTCTGCCTTGCCGCGGCACTGGTCATCGCCGCGCAGCCGCAGTCGGGCCGCCGGTCCTTCAGCGAGGAGTCGGCCGTGATCGGCACCGTCCAAGCCTTCGCCCTGGCGTGTGGGTTCCTGTTCGTGTCGCTGTACCGGGGCAACCTCAACGGCATCAACGCCCTGCTGTTCGGCAGCTTCCTCGGCATCACGACGGCGGGTGTTGTCTGGCTCGCGTCGATCGCGACCGCAGGACTGATCGCGTTGGCGGTGGTGGCGCGCCCGCTGTTGTTTGCCTCTGTCGACCCCGACGTGGCCACGGCGAGCGGAGTACCGGTGCGGCTCCTGTCGGCGGTGTTCCTCGTGCTGCTGGGCGTGGCCGCTGCGGCCACCAGCCAGATCACGGGCTCGCTGCTGGTGTTCGCGCTCCTCGTGCTGCCTGCGGCCACCGCGCAGCGAATCACCACCAATCCCGTGTTCAGTGTCGGGCTGACCGTCGCGCTCGCCCTGGGTGTCACGTGGTCGGGCCTCGCGCTGGCGTACTACTCGAGCTACCCGATCGGGTTCTACGTCACGACGGTCGCGTTCGGCGCGTACCTGATCGCAGTCGTGCTCACCGCGGCTGTGCCGCGTCGATCCCGTCGAGTGCTGCAGGCGTCGTGA